In one Sesamum indicum cultivar Zhongzhi No. 13 linkage group LG12, S_indicum_v1.0, whole genome shotgun sequence genomic region, the following are encoded:
- the LOC105175582 gene encoding glutaredoxin-C9-like encodes MQQAIPYRGWLPTAATPPGNSSSGGDTKSVRKLVAENAVVVFARKGCCMCHVVKLLLHGHGVSPTIVHVDDQNEADVITEISEINSAAPQFPAVFVGGELFGGLEEIMGAHISGELVPRLRQARALWL; translated from the coding sequence ATGCAACAAGCGATCCCATATAGAGGTTGGCTGCCCACCGCCGCCACTCCGCCTGGGAATTCCAGCTCCGGCGGAGACACCAAAAGCGTGAGAAAACTGGTGGCGGAGAATGCGGTGGTGGTGTTTGCTAGGAAGGGCTGCTGCATGTGCCACGTGGTGAAGCTTTTGCTGCACGGACACGGCGTCAGCCCTACAATTGTTCACGTGGATGACCAAAACGAAGCTGATGTCATCACTGAAATATCGGAGATCAACAGCGCCGCCCCGCAGTTTCCGGCGGTGTTCGTTGGCGGAGAACTGTTCGGTGGGCTGGAAGAGATTATGGGTGCTCATATCTCCGGCGAACTGGTTCCCAGGTTAAGACAAGCCAGAGCTTTATGGCTTTGA
- the LOC105175642 gene encoding auxin response factor 3 isoform X2 yields the protein MMCGLIDLNTVNNEEDTASLSGSPSSSSASGNFEFAAASSTSVCMELWHACAGPLISLPKKGSAVVYFPQGHVEHLPEHPAVAYDLPPHVFCRVVDVKLHGGAASDEVYAQVSLVPDQQIEQKWREGKIEAELDDEDPDGIGKAMTPHMFCKTLTASDTSTHGGFSVPRRAAEDCFPPLDYKQQRPSQELVAKDLHGIEWKFRHIYRGQPRRHLLTTGWSAFVNKKKLVSGDAVLFLRGGDGELRLGIRRAAQVQSGATVLPPASQQFNASTLAAVVNAISMRTTFTICYNPRARSSEIIVPYHKFSKSLAHSFSCGMRFKIRCETEDSSERSGVIIGVTDVDRARWPGSKWKCLMVRWDDMEVNRLNRVSPWEIEPSGSMPGTNSFILPGTKRSRVGYPAAKLDLPVTRDGNEVSDFGEPLRFHKVLQGQEVFGFSTPYAGAEASRQHPSDMRCYPGVGGTRIRIGGNSFRHHQADARNSSEHAVLGESFQFHKVLQGQETASILSYGRGPEANQVQDKNAANVITGVKVPCHGNSWSTLTQVYNTNTHPSPSPPSALLLQQSSSPPSQFTSLHYGNQNKLETCNMDSFCVPQRILKKHASLDSSSMREDLQGLGSMGGLDEHRHTAFPHLPVPTQPFFRDNQNLVSICKSSCRLFGFPLTEGKVTAGKGDNPAASASAYAHETNVLPHNEEQLYQPPLMAKVIVSSCTKASDMHVVRDRLLDIAL from the exons ATGATGTGCGGATTAATCGATTTGAATACCGTGAACAATGAAGAAGATACGGCGTCACTATCTGGTTCTCCTTCGTCGTCGTCGGCCTCGGGGAACTTCGAATTCGCCGCGGCTTCTTCGACGTCGGTCTGTATGGAGCTGTGGCACGCATGCGCCGGGCCGCTGATTTCCCTGCCTAAGAAAGGGAGTGCTGTCGTTTACTTTCCTCAGGGGCACGTGGAGCACCTCCCGGAGCATCCTGCCGTAGCTTATGATCTCCCTCCCCACGTATTTTGCCGCGTTGTTGATGTTAAACTCCAT GGGGGCGCAGCTAGTGATGAGGTTTATGCACAAGTTTCACTCGTTCCAGATCAACAG ATTGAGCAAAAATGGAGGGAGGGCAAAATAGAAGCAGAGCTTGACGATGAAGATCCTGACGGCATAGGGAAGGCTATGACACCCCAcatgttttgtaaaactctcACTGCTTCTGATACCAGCACTCATGGTGGCTTCTCTGTTCCTCGTCGTGCTGCTGAGGATTGCTTTCCTCCTCTG GATTATAAGCAACAGAGACCTTCACAGGAGCTCGTGGCTAAGGATTTGCATGGAATTGAGTGGAAATTTCGGCATATCTACAGAG GTCAGCCTCGAAGGCATTTGCTGACAACTGGTTGGAGTGCATTTGTCAATAAGAAGAAATTGGTTTCTGGAGATGCCGTGCTTTTTCTGAG AGGTGGTGATGGAGAACTCAGGCTTGGAATTCGTAGAGCTGCGCAAGTTCAAAGTGGTGCTACCGTCCTCCCTCCTGCTAGCCAACAGTTCAATGCTAGCACTCTTGCCGCTGTAGTCAATGCCATTTCCATGCGAACTACTTTTACCATTTGCTACAATCCAAG GGCCCGTTCATCTGAGATTATTGTACCTTACCATAAATTCTCCAAGAGCCTTGCACATTCTTTTTCATGTGGAATGAGGTTCAAAATTCGTTGTGAAACAGAAGATTCATCTGAAAGAAG TGGCGTCATTATCGGGGTTACTGATGTAGACCGTGCAAGATGGCCtggttcaaagtggaaatgctTAATG GTCAGATGGGATGATATGGAGGTAAATCGCCTTAATAGGGTTTCCCCTTGGGAGATTGAGCCATCAGGTTCTATGCCTGGAACCAACAGCTTCATATTACCAGGCACCAAGAGAAGTAGGGTTGGCTATCCTGCAGCAAAGCTGGATCTTCCTGTTACCCGAG ATGGGAATGAAGTTTCAGATTTTGGGGAGCCTTTGAGGTTCCACAAGGTCTTGCAAGGTCAAGAAGTATTTGGGTTCAGTACTCCATATGCCGGAGCTGAGGCTTCCAGGCAGCACCCCTCAGACATGAGGTGCTATCCTGGTGTTGGCGGTACACGAATTCGTATAGGGGGAAATAGCTTCAGGCATCATCAAGCAGATGCTCGGAATTCGTCAGAGCATGCTGTATTAGGTGAATCCTTTCAATTCCATAAGGTCTTGCAAGGTCAAGAAACTGCATCAATCCTGTCATATGGAAGAGGCCCAGAAGCAAACCAGGTGCAGGATAAGAATGCTGCTAATGTAATTACAGGTGTTAAGGTTCCATGTCATGGAAATAGCTGGTCCACTCTGACCCAGGTTTACAATACTAATACTCACCCTTCACCATCTCCGCCTTCTGCGCTATTGTTACAGCAATCCAGTTCTCCACCCTCTCAATTCACGTCATTGCATTATGGCAACCAGAATAAACTTGAGACCTGCAATATGGACTCATTCTGTGTTCCTCAAAGAATTCTGAAGAAGCATGCATCTTTGGATAGTAGCTCTATGCGGGAAGATCTGCAAGGACTCGGATCCATGGGGGGTTTGGATGAGCACAGACACACTGCATTTCCACATCTTCCTGTTCCAACTCAACCATTCTTTAGAGATAATCAGAATTTGGTTTCGATTTGTAAAAGCAGTTGCAGGCTCTTTGGATTTCCCCTCACCGAGGGAAAAGTTACGGCAGGCAAGGGTGACAATCCAGCTGCATCTGCTTCAGCATATGCTCATGAAACAAATGTTTTGCCTCACAACGAAGAACAGCTGTATCAACCTCCACTAATGGCCAAGGTAATTGTAAGCAGTTGCACTAAAGCAAGCGACATGCACGTCGTGAGGGACAGGCTTCTTGATATAGCACTCTAG
- the LOC105175642 gene encoding auxin response factor 3 isoform X1 — MMCGLIDLNTVNNEEDTASLSGSPSSSSASGNFEFAAASSTSVCMELWHACAGPLISLPKKGSAVVYFPQGHVEHLPEHPAVAYDLPPHVFCRVVDVKLHGGAASDEVYAQVSLVPDQQIEQKWREGKIEAELDDEDPDGIGKAMTPHMFCKTLTASDTSTHGGFSVPRRAAEDCFPPLDYKQQRPSQELVAKDLHGIEWKFRHIYRGQPRRHLLTTGWSAFVNKKKLVSGDAVLFLRGGDGELRLGIRRAAQVQSGATVLPPASQQFNASTLAAVVNAISMRTTFTICYNPRARSSEIIVPYHKFSKSLAHSFSCGMRFKIRCETEDSSERRCSGVIIGVTDVDRARWPGSKWKCLMVRWDDMEVNRLNRVSPWEIEPSGSMPGTNSFILPGTKRSRVGYPAAKLDLPVTRDGNEVSDFGEPLRFHKVLQGQEVFGFSTPYAGAEASRQHPSDMRCYPGVGGTRIRIGGNSFRHHQADARNSSEHAVLGESFQFHKVLQGQETASILSYGRGPEANQVQDKNAANVITGVKVPCHGNSWSTLTQVYNTNTHPSPSPPSALLLQQSSSPPSQFTSLHYGNQNKLETCNMDSFCVPQRILKKHASLDSSSMREDLQGLGSMGGLDEHRHTAFPHLPVPTQPFFRDNQNLVSICKSSCRLFGFPLTEGKVTAGKGDNPAASASAYAHETNVLPHNEEQLYQPPLMAKVIVSSCTKASDMHVVRDRLLDIAL, encoded by the exons ATGATGTGCGGATTAATCGATTTGAATACCGTGAACAATGAAGAAGATACGGCGTCACTATCTGGTTCTCCTTCGTCGTCGTCGGCCTCGGGGAACTTCGAATTCGCCGCGGCTTCTTCGACGTCGGTCTGTATGGAGCTGTGGCACGCATGCGCCGGGCCGCTGATTTCCCTGCCTAAGAAAGGGAGTGCTGTCGTTTACTTTCCTCAGGGGCACGTGGAGCACCTCCCGGAGCATCCTGCCGTAGCTTATGATCTCCCTCCCCACGTATTTTGCCGCGTTGTTGATGTTAAACTCCAT GGGGGCGCAGCTAGTGATGAGGTTTATGCACAAGTTTCACTCGTTCCAGATCAACAG ATTGAGCAAAAATGGAGGGAGGGCAAAATAGAAGCAGAGCTTGACGATGAAGATCCTGACGGCATAGGGAAGGCTATGACACCCCAcatgttttgtaaaactctcACTGCTTCTGATACCAGCACTCATGGTGGCTTCTCTGTTCCTCGTCGTGCTGCTGAGGATTGCTTTCCTCCTCTG GATTATAAGCAACAGAGACCTTCACAGGAGCTCGTGGCTAAGGATTTGCATGGAATTGAGTGGAAATTTCGGCATATCTACAGAG GTCAGCCTCGAAGGCATTTGCTGACAACTGGTTGGAGTGCATTTGTCAATAAGAAGAAATTGGTTTCTGGAGATGCCGTGCTTTTTCTGAG AGGTGGTGATGGAGAACTCAGGCTTGGAATTCGTAGAGCTGCGCAAGTTCAAAGTGGTGCTACCGTCCTCCCTCCTGCTAGCCAACAGTTCAATGCTAGCACTCTTGCCGCTGTAGTCAATGCCATTTCCATGCGAACTACTTTTACCATTTGCTACAATCCAAG GGCCCGTTCATCTGAGATTATTGTACCTTACCATAAATTCTCCAAGAGCCTTGCACATTCTTTTTCATGTGGAATGAGGTTCAAAATTCGTTGTGAAACAGAAGATTCATCTGAAAGAAG GTGCAGTGGCGTCATTATCGGGGTTACTGATGTAGACCGTGCAAGATGGCCtggttcaaagtggaaatgctTAATG GTCAGATGGGATGATATGGAGGTAAATCGCCTTAATAGGGTTTCCCCTTGGGAGATTGAGCCATCAGGTTCTATGCCTGGAACCAACAGCTTCATATTACCAGGCACCAAGAGAAGTAGGGTTGGCTATCCTGCAGCAAAGCTGGATCTTCCTGTTACCCGAG ATGGGAATGAAGTTTCAGATTTTGGGGAGCCTTTGAGGTTCCACAAGGTCTTGCAAGGTCAAGAAGTATTTGGGTTCAGTACTCCATATGCCGGAGCTGAGGCTTCCAGGCAGCACCCCTCAGACATGAGGTGCTATCCTGGTGTTGGCGGTACACGAATTCGTATAGGGGGAAATAGCTTCAGGCATCATCAAGCAGATGCTCGGAATTCGTCAGAGCATGCTGTATTAGGTGAATCCTTTCAATTCCATAAGGTCTTGCAAGGTCAAGAAACTGCATCAATCCTGTCATATGGAAGAGGCCCAGAAGCAAACCAGGTGCAGGATAAGAATGCTGCTAATGTAATTACAGGTGTTAAGGTTCCATGTCATGGAAATAGCTGGTCCACTCTGACCCAGGTTTACAATACTAATACTCACCCTTCACCATCTCCGCCTTCTGCGCTATTGTTACAGCAATCCAGTTCTCCACCCTCTCAATTCACGTCATTGCATTATGGCAACCAGAATAAACTTGAGACCTGCAATATGGACTCATTCTGTGTTCCTCAAAGAATTCTGAAGAAGCATGCATCTTTGGATAGTAGCTCTATGCGGGAAGATCTGCAAGGACTCGGATCCATGGGGGGTTTGGATGAGCACAGACACACTGCATTTCCACATCTTCCTGTTCCAACTCAACCATTCTTTAGAGATAATCAGAATTTGGTTTCGATTTGTAAAAGCAGTTGCAGGCTCTTTGGATTTCCCCTCACCGAGGGAAAAGTTACGGCAGGCAAGGGTGACAATCCAGCTGCATCTGCTTCAGCATATGCTCATGAAACAAATGTTTTGCCTCACAACGAAGAACAGCTGTATCAACCTCCACTAATGGCCAAGGTAATTGTAAGCAGTTGCACTAAAGCAAGCGACATGCACGTCGTGAGGGACAGGCTTCTTGATATAGCACTCTAG